The Mustela erminea isolate mMusErm1 chromosome 18, mMusErm1.Pri, whole genome shotgun sequence genome has a window encoding:
- the PYY gene encoding peptide YY, protein MPILERSLNLGIAPGHRYLSPRFPEGPRTCGRDISPAGKALSRGRGHSPTCSSPALGTPFAGHLLIPASGAVAMVTVRRPWPAVATVLLALLACLGALVQAYPSKPEAPGEDASPEELSRYYASLRHYLNLVTRQRYGKRDSPEAVLAKLLFPDDEDRPVKTRPEDRYMW, encoded by the exons ATGCCTATTCTAGAGAGAAGCCTGAATCTTGGGATTGCACCAGGCCACAGGTATCTGTCACCGCGATTTCCAGAAGGACCGAGGACTTGCG GCCGAGATATAAGCCCCGCAGGGAAGGCactgagcagaggaagaggccaCAGCCCGACCTGCAGCAGTCCAGCCCTTGGGACGCCTTTCGCCGGCCACTTGCTCATCCCTGCTTCCGGAGCTGTCGCC aTGGTGACGGTGCGCAGGCCGTGGCCCGCCGTGGCTACAGTGCTGCTGGCCCTGCTCGCCTGCCTCGGGGCGCTGGTCCAGGCTTACCCCTCCAAACCCGAGGCTCCCGGCGAAGACGCCTCGCCGGAGGAGCTGAGCCGCTACTACGCGTCGCTGCGCCACTACCTCAACCTGGTCACTCGGCAGCG GTATGGGAAACGCGACAGCCCCGAAGCGGTCCTCGCGAAACTGCTCTTCCCCGACGACGAGGACCGGCCGGTCAAGACACG GCCAGAAGACCGGTACATGTGGTGA